A genome region from Astyanax mexicanus isolate ESR-SI-001 chromosome 19, AstMex3_surface, whole genome shotgun sequence includes the following:
- the LOC103041937 gene encoding cohesin subunit SA-3 isoform X1, with translation MKSLTGTGKLVFKASGNISSPEDLDDVSDADFKLQLRISKRKLDMAVETASPKRLRQRTASQSASSSGTSRPDTPTTPLATETRRGGRSQRREWGRSQSAAGHLYESVRSGRSAIVMVVDDWLDDYKQDREEGLRELFNFVVQCCGCKGLMTREMFTSMQNADIISHLTKEFNEDSVSYPVVAGGSLGRRFREGLCEFVSQLVRRCQNSLLYDEFLFSSLVAFLTGLADSQVRAFRHTSTLLAMRLMSAVVKVAAVVYAQVQVTHRRFQLEKTKSSHQQATERLEELQNSYNELLEHQEELDSLMNAIFKGVFVHRYRDKVPEIRALCVAEMREWLRENPGAFLNDGYLKYLGWMLHDKQPGVRVQAVLSLQKLYEEQDFIGRLELFTSRFKERLLNMVLDRDSDVAEETVRLLLLIRQNMDDGLSEEECSRVYPLVFSAHRGLASVTGEFLYYVHSVCVCVFRLSAEVNRLSEGKKENRSVTFLNLLTSFFIQSKYHEHAAYLVDSLWSVAGAELRDWETMTSLLLQARGERRGLDDDEEAALIEIMISAVRQAAEATPPASRLTVKKSVSNKSRKIQNQERKRITHHFIPLLPPLLAKYSADVEKVRCLLTAPLHFDLEAYGSTGRLEKCLDLLLSEVCEVVKKHNEQRVLEACVRVLYVLCSERYTFCTRAEKAVSQLLDATIERFTAHFSDILQGSADEDDVYSAATSLKRLAIFSSSRDLTERNLFQPCFILLKTGVETREIHTELMLSALRCAMFQLLWEKMKISDNTVQTARAGLRKLEKMVGSFCAVCQSCLPLDQSDVRDQAFECLCDVLVMFGGAEPQSVSFSADETLRADMASFLLDYIFTEDDDDDDEGEDEEEMMKLGALRRRRNQLAGYCKLILYGVFDLRAATDVLKYYNKFYRDFGDIIKETLSKSKVISAVESARTVCLSLQQMFSSLGEEDQAEEMRDIRNLAKRLAMSFGINLQLIRKPLLTLHQDGIQFAVRRADDDDEGSNLRFLEILSEFSFKLVLQDRTQLLNYLRSVCGGVSSSSVMMYERSLRLGSRNTAPRSPNQTPAKKRRRTERSVNSLDNPILTSTVQPDRAAHTRRRTRSPSGSYSSDQLSGDDFLQRSVERKVLTHSSEHSEVQSQISALSLIEEDLEEEIVDYDDEDFEMSVSLPSTRHSTSFLEDLFE, from the exons ATGAAGAGTCTGACCGGGACAGGTAAACTGGTGTTTAAAGCCTCTGGGAACAT tAGTAGTCCTGAGGATCTGGACGATGTCTCAGATGCAGACTTCAAGCTCCAGCTAAGAATCTCAAAGAGAAAACTGGACATGGCAGTGGAAACAGCA TCTCCCAAAAGACTCCGGCAGAGAACAGCGAGTCAGTCGGCCAGCAGCTCCGGTACATCCCGGCCCGACACGCCCACAACCCCCCTCGCAACCGAGACGCGGCGGGGGGGAAGGAGCCAGAGGAGGGAGTGGGGGAGGAGCCAGTCTGCTGCGGGACACCTGTATGAGTCTGTACGCTCAGGACGCAGCGCCATCGTG ATGGTGGTTGATGACTGGCTGGATGACTATAAGCAGGACCGGGAGGAGGGACTTCGGGAGCTCTTTAATTTTGTTGTTCAGTGCTGCGGCTGCAAAG GTTTGATGACCAGGGAGATGTTCACCAGTATGCAGAATGCTGATATTATCAGTCACCTGACTAAAGAGTTTAACGAG GACTCAGTGAGTTACCCTGTGGTAGCAGGAGGTTCTTTGGGCCGTCGGTTTCGAGAGGGTTTGTGCGAGTTTGTGTCCCAGCTAGTGCGGCGCTGCCAAAACAGTCTTCTGTACGACGAGTTCCTGTTTTCCTCTCTGGTGGCTTTTCTCACTGGTCTTGCCGACTCGCAGGTCCGAGCTTTCAGACACACCAGCACGCTCCTCG cgatGCGTCTGATGTCTGCAGTAGTGAAGGTGGCTGCAGTGGTCTACGCTCAGGTTCAAGTAACACACAGACGCTTTCAGCTGGAGAAAACCAAGAGCAGTCATCAGCAGGCTACCGAGagactggaggagctgcagaactCCTACAACGag CTGCTGGAGCATCAGGAGGAACTGGATTCTCTGATGAACGCCATTTTTAAGGGTGTGTTTGTGCATCGGTACCGAGACAAAGTTCCGGAGATCCGAGCTCTCTGCGTGGCCGAGATGAGGGAGTGGCTCAGAGAAAACCCTGGTGCTTTCCTCAATGATGGCTACCTCAAGTACCTGGGCTGGATGCTGCATGACAAG CAGCCCGGTGTGCGTGTGCAGGCTGTGTTGTCGCTACAGAAACTTTATGAAGAGCAGGATTTTATCGGCCGCCTCGAACTTTTCACCAGCCGCTTTAAG gAGAGGTTGTTGAACATGGTGTTGGACAGGGATTCTGATGTAGCAGAGGAGACGGTCCGACTGCTGCTGCTCATCagaca gAACATGGACGATGGTTTGAGTGAAGAGGAGTGTAGTCGTGTGTATCCGCTGGTTTTTTCAGCACACAGAGGACTGGCCTCTGTAACTGGAGAGTTCCTTTATTATGT tcactctgtgtgtgtgtgtgtgtttaggttgtCTGCTGAGGTAAATCGCTTGtctgaaggaaaaaaagaaaatcgcaGTGTGACTTTCCTAAACTTGCTCACATCCTTCTTTATTCAGAGCAAG tatcaTGAGCATGCTGCATACCTGGTGGACAGTCTTTGGAGTGTGGCAGGGGCGGAGCTAAGAGACTGGGAGACGATGACATCACTGTTACTGCAGGCGAGAGGAGAGCGACGGG GGCTGGATGATGATGAAGAGGCTGCTCTGATAGAGATCATGATAAGTGCAGTCAGACAGGCAGCAGAAGCCACGCCCCCTGCATCGCGGTTAACTGTGAAGAAG AGTGTGAGTAATAAAAGCAGGAAGATCCAGAATCAGGAGAGGAAACGCATCACACACCACTTCATACCCCTGCTGCCCCCCCTGCTGGCCAAG TACTCTGCTGATGTGGAGAAGGTTAGGTGTTTGTTGACGGCGCCGCTGCATTTTGATCTGGAAGCATACGGCAGCACTGGCCGCCTGGAGAAG TGTTTGGACCTGCTGCTCTCTGAGGTGTGTGAGGTTGTGAAGAAGCATAATGAGCAGCGGGTTCTGGAGGCGTGTGTTCGGGTTCTGTACGTGCTGTGTTCGGAGCGCTACACCTTCTGCACCCGTGCTGAGAAAGCCGTTAGCCAGCTACTGGATGCAACAATCGAGAGGTTTACCGCACACTTCTCCGACATCCTGCAG GGTTCGGCAGATGAGGATGATGTGTACAGTGCTGCCACCTCCCTGAAGAGGCTGGCGATCTTCAGCAG TTCTCGAGATCTGACCGAGAGGAACCTGTTCCAGCCCTGCTTCATCCTGCTGAAGACTGGAGTAGAAACCCGAGAGATACACACAGAG ttGATGTTGTCCGCTCTCAGGTGTGCCATGTTCCAGCTGCTCTGGGAGAAGATGAAGATCTCAGACAACACTGTTCAGACAGCCAGG GCTGGTTTGAGGAAGCTGGAAAAAATGGTTGGCTCTTTCTGCGCTGTGTGTCAGAGTTGCCTCCCTTTGGATCAGAGTGACGTCCGAGaccag gcgtttgagtgtttgtgtgatGTGTTGGTGATGTTCGGAGGGGCGGAGCCTCAGAGTGTGAGCTTTTCTGCAGATGAGACTCTCAGGGCTGATATGGCTTCCTTCCTCCTGGACTACATTTTTAccgaggatgatgatgatgatgatgaag gagaggatgaggaggagatgATGAAGCTCGGTGCTCTAAGACGTAGACGGAACCAGCTAGCCGGATATTGCAAACTAATCCTGTACGGCGTGTTCGACCTCAGGGCCGCTACCGACGTGTTAAAATACTACAACAAG TTTTACAGAGATTTTGGGGACATAATAAAGGAAACACTGAGCAAATCGAAGGTGATCAGTGCAGTGGAGAGCGCCAGGACCGTCTGCCTCAGCCTGCAGCAG atgttttCGTCATTAGGAGAGGAGGACCAGGCTGAGGAGATGAGGGATATTAGAAATCTGGCAAAGAGACTTGCTATGAGTTTTGGTATCAACCTGCAGCTCATCCGCAAACCCCTCCTCACCCTGCACCA ggatGGTATCCAGTTTGCTGTTCGGagagctgatgatgatgatgaaggttcTAATCTGAGATTTCTGGAGATTCTCAGTGAATTCAGCTTCAAACTCGTCCTACAGGATCGTACCCAACT gttaAATTATCtgcggagtgtgtgtggtggtgtgagcagcagcagtgtgatgaTGTACGAGCGCTCCCTTCGATTGGGATCCAGAAATACAGCGCCTCGCTCGCCCAACCAAACACCTGCCAAGAAGCGCCGCCGGACAGAgc GGTCAGTCAACAGTTTGGATAATCCCATCCTCACCTCCACAGTCCAGCCTGACAGAGCTGCACACACACGCCGCCGCACTCGCTCTCCCTCGGGCTCCTACAGCTCGGACCAGCTGTCAGGAGACGATTTCCTACAAAG gtcagtAGAGAGGAAGGTGCTGACCCACAGTTCTGAACACAGTGAGGTTCAGTCACAGATCAGCGC gcttTCCCTGATTGAGGAGGACTTGGAGGAGGAGATTGTGGACTATGATGATGAAGATTTTGAGATGTCCGTGTCTCTG ccGTCCACTCGTCACTCCACAAGTTTCCTGGAGGACCTGTTTGAGTGA
- the LOC103041937 gene encoding cohesin subunit SA-3 isoform X2: MKSLTGTGKLVFKASGNISPEDLDDVSDADFKLQLRISKRKLDMAVETASPKRLRQRTASQSASSSGTSRPDTPTTPLATETRRGGRSQRREWGRSQSAAGHLYESVRSGRSAIVMVVDDWLDDYKQDREEGLRELFNFVVQCCGCKGLMTREMFTSMQNADIISHLTKEFNEDSVSYPVVAGGSLGRRFREGLCEFVSQLVRRCQNSLLYDEFLFSSLVAFLTGLADSQVRAFRHTSTLLAMRLMSAVVKVAAVVYAQVQVTHRRFQLEKTKSSHQQATERLEELQNSYNELLEHQEELDSLMNAIFKGVFVHRYRDKVPEIRALCVAEMREWLRENPGAFLNDGYLKYLGWMLHDKQPGVRVQAVLSLQKLYEEQDFIGRLELFTSRFKERLLNMVLDRDSDVAEETVRLLLLIRQNMDDGLSEEECSRVYPLVFSAHRGLASVTGEFLYYVHSVCVCVFRLSAEVNRLSEGKKENRSVTFLNLLTSFFIQSKYHEHAAYLVDSLWSVAGAELRDWETMTSLLLQARGERRGLDDDEEAALIEIMISAVRQAAEATPPASRLTVKKSVSNKSRKIQNQERKRITHHFIPLLPPLLAKYSADVEKVRCLLTAPLHFDLEAYGSTGRLEKCLDLLLSEVCEVVKKHNEQRVLEACVRVLYVLCSERYTFCTRAEKAVSQLLDATIERFTAHFSDILQGSADEDDVYSAATSLKRLAIFSSSRDLTERNLFQPCFILLKTGVETREIHTELMLSALRCAMFQLLWEKMKISDNTVQTARAGLRKLEKMVGSFCAVCQSCLPLDQSDVRDQAFECLCDVLVMFGGAEPQSVSFSADETLRADMASFLLDYIFTEDDDDDDEGEDEEEMMKLGALRRRRNQLAGYCKLILYGVFDLRAATDVLKYYNKFYRDFGDIIKETLSKSKVISAVESARTVCLSLQQMFSSLGEEDQAEEMRDIRNLAKRLAMSFGINLQLIRKPLLTLHQDGIQFAVRRADDDDEGSNLRFLEILSEFSFKLVLQDRTQLLNYLRSVCGGVSSSSVMMYERSLRLGSRNTAPRSPNQTPAKKRRRTERSVNSLDNPILTSTVQPDRAAHTRRRTRSPSGSYSSDQLSGDDFLQRSVERKVLTHSSEHSEVQSQISALSLIEEDLEEEIVDYDDEDFEMSVSLPSTRHSTSFLEDLFE; encoded by the exons ATGAAGAGTCTGACCGGGACAGGTAAACTGGTGTTTAAAGCCTCTGGGAACAT TAGTCCTGAGGATCTGGACGATGTCTCAGATGCAGACTTCAAGCTCCAGCTAAGAATCTCAAAGAGAAAACTGGACATGGCAGTGGAAACAGCA TCTCCCAAAAGACTCCGGCAGAGAACAGCGAGTCAGTCGGCCAGCAGCTCCGGTACATCCCGGCCCGACACGCCCACAACCCCCCTCGCAACCGAGACGCGGCGGGGGGGAAGGAGCCAGAGGAGGGAGTGGGGGAGGAGCCAGTCTGCTGCGGGACACCTGTATGAGTCTGTACGCTCAGGACGCAGCGCCATCGTG ATGGTGGTTGATGACTGGCTGGATGACTATAAGCAGGACCGGGAGGAGGGACTTCGGGAGCTCTTTAATTTTGTTGTTCAGTGCTGCGGCTGCAAAG GTTTGATGACCAGGGAGATGTTCACCAGTATGCAGAATGCTGATATTATCAGTCACCTGACTAAAGAGTTTAACGAG GACTCAGTGAGTTACCCTGTGGTAGCAGGAGGTTCTTTGGGCCGTCGGTTTCGAGAGGGTTTGTGCGAGTTTGTGTCCCAGCTAGTGCGGCGCTGCCAAAACAGTCTTCTGTACGACGAGTTCCTGTTTTCCTCTCTGGTGGCTTTTCTCACTGGTCTTGCCGACTCGCAGGTCCGAGCTTTCAGACACACCAGCACGCTCCTCG cgatGCGTCTGATGTCTGCAGTAGTGAAGGTGGCTGCAGTGGTCTACGCTCAGGTTCAAGTAACACACAGACGCTTTCAGCTGGAGAAAACCAAGAGCAGTCATCAGCAGGCTACCGAGagactggaggagctgcagaactCCTACAACGag CTGCTGGAGCATCAGGAGGAACTGGATTCTCTGATGAACGCCATTTTTAAGGGTGTGTTTGTGCATCGGTACCGAGACAAAGTTCCGGAGATCCGAGCTCTCTGCGTGGCCGAGATGAGGGAGTGGCTCAGAGAAAACCCTGGTGCTTTCCTCAATGATGGCTACCTCAAGTACCTGGGCTGGATGCTGCATGACAAG CAGCCCGGTGTGCGTGTGCAGGCTGTGTTGTCGCTACAGAAACTTTATGAAGAGCAGGATTTTATCGGCCGCCTCGAACTTTTCACCAGCCGCTTTAAG gAGAGGTTGTTGAACATGGTGTTGGACAGGGATTCTGATGTAGCAGAGGAGACGGTCCGACTGCTGCTGCTCATCagaca gAACATGGACGATGGTTTGAGTGAAGAGGAGTGTAGTCGTGTGTATCCGCTGGTTTTTTCAGCACACAGAGGACTGGCCTCTGTAACTGGAGAGTTCCTTTATTATGT tcactctgtgtgtgtgtgtgtgtttaggttgtCTGCTGAGGTAAATCGCTTGtctgaaggaaaaaaagaaaatcgcaGTGTGACTTTCCTAAACTTGCTCACATCCTTCTTTATTCAGAGCAAG tatcaTGAGCATGCTGCATACCTGGTGGACAGTCTTTGGAGTGTGGCAGGGGCGGAGCTAAGAGACTGGGAGACGATGACATCACTGTTACTGCAGGCGAGAGGAGAGCGACGGG GGCTGGATGATGATGAAGAGGCTGCTCTGATAGAGATCATGATAAGTGCAGTCAGACAGGCAGCAGAAGCCACGCCCCCTGCATCGCGGTTAACTGTGAAGAAG AGTGTGAGTAATAAAAGCAGGAAGATCCAGAATCAGGAGAGGAAACGCATCACACACCACTTCATACCCCTGCTGCCCCCCCTGCTGGCCAAG TACTCTGCTGATGTGGAGAAGGTTAGGTGTTTGTTGACGGCGCCGCTGCATTTTGATCTGGAAGCATACGGCAGCACTGGCCGCCTGGAGAAG TGTTTGGACCTGCTGCTCTCTGAGGTGTGTGAGGTTGTGAAGAAGCATAATGAGCAGCGGGTTCTGGAGGCGTGTGTTCGGGTTCTGTACGTGCTGTGTTCGGAGCGCTACACCTTCTGCACCCGTGCTGAGAAAGCCGTTAGCCAGCTACTGGATGCAACAATCGAGAGGTTTACCGCACACTTCTCCGACATCCTGCAG GGTTCGGCAGATGAGGATGATGTGTACAGTGCTGCCACCTCCCTGAAGAGGCTGGCGATCTTCAGCAG TTCTCGAGATCTGACCGAGAGGAACCTGTTCCAGCCCTGCTTCATCCTGCTGAAGACTGGAGTAGAAACCCGAGAGATACACACAGAG ttGATGTTGTCCGCTCTCAGGTGTGCCATGTTCCAGCTGCTCTGGGAGAAGATGAAGATCTCAGACAACACTGTTCAGACAGCCAGG GCTGGTTTGAGGAAGCTGGAAAAAATGGTTGGCTCTTTCTGCGCTGTGTGTCAGAGTTGCCTCCCTTTGGATCAGAGTGACGTCCGAGaccag gcgtttgagtgtttgtgtgatGTGTTGGTGATGTTCGGAGGGGCGGAGCCTCAGAGTGTGAGCTTTTCTGCAGATGAGACTCTCAGGGCTGATATGGCTTCCTTCCTCCTGGACTACATTTTTAccgaggatgatgatgatgatgatgaag gagaggatgaggaggagatgATGAAGCTCGGTGCTCTAAGACGTAGACGGAACCAGCTAGCCGGATATTGCAAACTAATCCTGTACGGCGTGTTCGACCTCAGGGCCGCTACCGACGTGTTAAAATACTACAACAAG TTTTACAGAGATTTTGGGGACATAATAAAGGAAACACTGAGCAAATCGAAGGTGATCAGTGCAGTGGAGAGCGCCAGGACCGTCTGCCTCAGCCTGCAGCAG atgttttCGTCATTAGGAGAGGAGGACCAGGCTGAGGAGATGAGGGATATTAGAAATCTGGCAAAGAGACTTGCTATGAGTTTTGGTATCAACCTGCAGCTCATCCGCAAACCCCTCCTCACCCTGCACCA ggatGGTATCCAGTTTGCTGTTCGGagagctgatgatgatgatgaaggttcTAATCTGAGATTTCTGGAGATTCTCAGTGAATTCAGCTTCAAACTCGTCCTACAGGATCGTACCCAACT gttaAATTATCtgcggagtgtgtgtggtggtgtgagcagcagcagtgtgatgaTGTACGAGCGCTCCCTTCGATTGGGATCCAGAAATACAGCGCCTCGCTCGCCCAACCAAACACCTGCCAAGAAGCGCCGCCGGACAGAgc GGTCAGTCAACAGTTTGGATAATCCCATCCTCACCTCCACAGTCCAGCCTGACAGAGCTGCACACACACGCCGCCGCACTCGCTCTCCCTCGGGCTCCTACAGCTCGGACCAGCTGTCAGGAGACGATTTCCTACAAAG gtcagtAGAGAGGAAGGTGCTGACCCACAGTTCTGAACACAGTGAGGTTCAGTCACAGATCAGCGC gcttTCCCTGATTGAGGAGGACTTGGAGGAGGAGATTGTGGACTATGATGATGAAGATTTTGAGATGTCCGTGTCTCTG ccGTCCACTCGTCACTCCACAAGTTTCCTGGAGGACCTGTTTGAGTGA
- the LOC103041937 gene encoding cohesin subunit SA-3 isoform X3 — MKSLTGTGKLVFKASGNISSPEDLDDVSDADFKLQLRISKRKLDMAVETASPKRLRQRTASQSASSSGTSRPDTPTTPLATETRRGGRSQRREWGRSQSAAGHLYESVRSGRSAIVMVVDDWLDDYKQDREEGLRELFNFVVQCCGCKGLMTREMFTSMQNADIISHLTKEFNEDSVSYPVVAGGSLGRRFREGLCEFVSQLVRRCQNSLLYDEFLFSSLVAFLTGLADSQVRAFRHTSTLLAMRLMSAVVKVAAVVYAQVQVTHRRFQLEKTKSSHQQATERLEELQNSYNELLEHQEELDSLMNAIFKGVFVHRYRDKVPEIRALCVAEMREWLRENPGAFLNDGYLKYLGWMLHDKPGVRVQAVLSLQKLYEEQDFIGRLELFTSRFKERLLNMVLDRDSDVAEETVRLLLLIRQNMDDGLSEEECSRVYPLVFSAHRGLASVTGEFLYYVHSVCVCVFRLSAEVNRLSEGKKENRSVTFLNLLTSFFIQSKYHEHAAYLVDSLWSVAGAELRDWETMTSLLLQARGERRGLDDDEEAALIEIMISAVRQAAEATPPASRLTVKKSVSNKSRKIQNQERKRITHHFIPLLPPLLAKYSADVEKVRCLLTAPLHFDLEAYGSTGRLEKCLDLLLSEVCEVVKKHNEQRVLEACVRVLYVLCSERYTFCTRAEKAVSQLLDATIERFTAHFSDILQGSADEDDVYSAATSLKRLAIFSSSRDLTERNLFQPCFILLKTGVETREIHTELMLSALRCAMFQLLWEKMKISDNTVQTARAGLRKLEKMVGSFCAVCQSCLPLDQSDVRDQAFECLCDVLVMFGGAEPQSVSFSADETLRADMASFLLDYIFTEDDDDDDEGEDEEEMMKLGALRRRRNQLAGYCKLILYGVFDLRAATDVLKYYNKFYRDFGDIIKETLSKSKVISAVESARTVCLSLQQMFSSLGEEDQAEEMRDIRNLAKRLAMSFGINLQLIRKPLLTLHQDGIQFAVRRADDDDEGSNLRFLEILSEFSFKLVLQDRTQLLNYLRSVCGGVSSSSVMMYERSLRLGSRNTAPRSPNQTPAKKRRRTERSVNSLDNPILTSTVQPDRAAHTRRRTRSPSGSYSSDQLSGDDFLQRSVERKVLTHSSEHSEVQSQISALSLIEEDLEEEIVDYDDEDFEMSVSLPSTRHSTSFLEDLFE; from the exons ATGAAGAGTCTGACCGGGACAGGTAAACTGGTGTTTAAAGCCTCTGGGAACAT tAGTAGTCCTGAGGATCTGGACGATGTCTCAGATGCAGACTTCAAGCTCCAGCTAAGAATCTCAAAGAGAAAACTGGACATGGCAGTGGAAACAGCA TCTCCCAAAAGACTCCGGCAGAGAACAGCGAGTCAGTCGGCCAGCAGCTCCGGTACATCCCGGCCCGACACGCCCACAACCCCCCTCGCAACCGAGACGCGGCGGGGGGGAAGGAGCCAGAGGAGGGAGTGGGGGAGGAGCCAGTCTGCTGCGGGACACCTGTATGAGTCTGTACGCTCAGGACGCAGCGCCATCGTG ATGGTGGTTGATGACTGGCTGGATGACTATAAGCAGGACCGGGAGGAGGGACTTCGGGAGCTCTTTAATTTTGTTGTTCAGTGCTGCGGCTGCAAAG GTTTGATGACCAGGGAGATGTTCACCAGTATGCAGAATGCTGATATTATCAGTCACCTGACTAAAGAGTTTAACGAG GACTCAGTGAGTTACCCTGTGGTAGCAGGAGGTTCTTTGGGCCGTCGGTTTCGAGAGGGTTTGTGCGAGTTTGTGTCCCAGCTAGTGCGGCGCTGCCAAAACAGTCTTCTGTACGACGAGTTCCTGTTTTCCTCTCTGGTGGCTTTTCTCACTGGTCTTGCCGACTCGCAGGTCCGAGCTTTCAGACACACCAGCACGCTCCTCG cgatGCGTCTGATGTCTGCAGTAGTGAAGGTGGCTGCAGTGGTCTACGCTCAGGTTCAAGTAACACACAGACGCTTTCAGCTGGAGAAAACCAAGAGCAGTCATCAGCAGGCTACCGAGagactggaggagctgcagaactCCTACAACGag CTGCTGGAGCATCAGGAGGAACTGGATTCTCTGATGAACGCCATTTTTAAGGGTGTGTTTGTGCATCGGTACCGAGACAAAGTTCCGGAGATCCGAGCTCTCTGCGTGGCCGAGATGAGGGAGTGGCTCAGAGAAAACCCTGGTGCTTTCCTCAATGATGGCTACCTCAAGTACCTGGGCTGGATGCTGCATGACAAG CCCGGTGTGCGTGTGCAGGCTGTGTTGTCGCTACAGAAACTTTATGAAGAGCAGGATTTTATCGGCCGCCTCGAACTTTTCACCAGCCGCTTTAAG gAGAGGTTGTTGAACATGGTGTTGGACAGGGATTCTGATGTAGCAGAGGAGACGGTCCGACTGCTGCTGCTCATCagaca gAACATGGACGATGGTTTGAGTGAAGAGGAGTGTAGTCGTGTGTATCCGCTGGTTTTTTCAGCACACAGAGGACTGGCCTCTGTAACTGGAGAGTTCCTTTATTATGT tcactctgtgtgtgtgtgtgtgtttaggttgtCTGCTGAGGTAAATCGCTTGtctgaaggaaaaaaagaaaatcgcaGTGTGACTTTCCTAAACTTGCTCACATCCTTCTTTATTCAGAGCAAG tatcaTGAGCATGCTGCATACCTGGTGGACAGTCTTTGGAGTGTGGCAGGGGCGGAGCTAAGAGACTGGGAGACGATGACATCACTGTTACTGCAGGCGAGAGGAGAGCGACGGG GGCTGGATGATGATGAAGAGGCTGCTCTGATAGAGATCATGATAAGTGCAGTCAGACAGGCAGCAGAAGCCACGCCCCCTGCATCGCGGTTAACTGTGAAGAAG AGTGTGAGTAATAAAAGCAGGAAGATCCAGAATCAGGAGAGGAAACGCATCACACACCACTTCATACCCCTGCTGCCCCCCCTGCTGGCCAAG TACTCTGCTGATGTGGAGAAGGTTAGGTGTTTGTTGACGGCGCCGCTGCATTTTGATCTGGAAGCATACGGCAGCACTGGCCGCCTGGAGAAG TGTTTGGACCTGCTGCTCTCTGAGGTGTGTGAGGTTGTGAAGAAGCATAATGAGCAGCGGGTTCTGGAGGCGTGTGTTCGGGTTCTGTACGTGCTGTGTTCGGAGCGCTACACCTTCTGCACCCGTGCTGAGAAAGCCGTTAGCCAGCTACTGGATGCAACAATCGAGAGGTTTACCGCACACTTCTCCGACATCCTGCAG GGTTCGGCAGATGAGGATGATGTGTACAGTGCTGCCACCTCCCTGAAGAGGCTGGCGATCTTCAGCAG TTCTCGAGATCTGACCGAGAGGAACCTGTTCCAGCCCTGCTTCATCCTGCTGAAGACTGGAGTAGAAACCCGAGAGATACACACAGAG ttGATGTTGTCCGCTCTCAGGTGTGCCATGTTCCAGCTGCTCTGGGAGAAGATGAAGATCTCAGACAACACTGTTCAGACAGCCAGG GCTGGTTTGAGGAAGCTGGAAAAAATGGTTGGCTCTTTCTGCGCTGTGTGTCAGAGTTGCCTCCCTTTGGATCAGAGTGACGTCCGAGaccag gcgtttgagtgtttgtgtgatGTGTTGGTGATGTTCGGAGGGGCGGAGCCTCAGAGTGTGAGCTTTTCTGCAGATGAGACTCTCAGGGCTGATATGGCTTCCTTCCTCCTGGACTACATTTTTAccgaggatgatgatgatgatgatgaag gagaggatgaggaggagatgATGAAGCTCGGTGCTCTAAGACGTAGACGGAACCAGCTAGCCGGATATTGCAAACTAATCCTGTACGGCGTGTTCGACCTCAGGGCCGCTACCGACGTGTTAAAATACTACAACAAG TTTTACAGAGATTTTGGGGACATAATAAAGGAAACACTGAGCAAATCGAAGGTGATCAGTGCAGTGGAGAGCGCCAGGACCGTCTGCCTCAGCCTGCAGCAG atgttttCGTCATTAGGAGAGGAGGACCAGGCTGAGGAGATGAGGGATATTAGAAATCTGGCAAAGAGACTTGCTATGAGTTTTGGTATCAACCTGCAGCTCATCCGCAAACCCCTCCTCACCCTGCACCA ggatGGTATCCAGTTTGCTGTTCGGagagctgatgatgatgatgaaggttcTAATCTGAGATTTCTGGAGATTCTCAGTGAATTCAGCTTCAAACTCGTCCTACAGGATCGTACCCAACT gttaAATTATCtgcggagtgtgtgtggtggtgtgagcagcagcagtgtgatgaTGTACGAGCGCTCCCTTCGATTGGGATCCAGAAATACAGCGCCTCGCTCGCCCAACCAAACACCTGCCAAGAAGCGCCGCCGGACAGAgc GGTCAGTCAACAGTTTGGATAATCCCATCCTCACCTCCACAGTCCAGCCTGACAGAGCTGCACACACACGCCGCCGCACTCGCTCTCCCTCGGGCTCCTACAGCTCGGACCAGCTGTCAGGAGACGATTTCCTACAAAG gtcagtAGAGAGGAAGGTGCTGACCCACAGTTCTGAACACAGTGAGGTTCAGTCACAGATCAGCGC gcttTCCCTGATTGAGGAGGACTTGGAGGAGGAGATTGTGGACTATGATGATGAAGATTTTGAGATGTCCGTGTCTCTG ccGTCCACTCGTCACTCCACAAGTTTCCTGGAGGACCTGTTTGAGTGA